Proteins co-encoded in one Alkalispirillum mobile genomic window:
- a CDS encoding ABC transporter ATP-binding protein produces the protein MTETLLRVEDLRLAYRTERGVVQAVDGVSFDLRRGEAVVVLGESGCGKSSLAKALLRILPRNVHSHTGRVWLGDTDVMDLPVERFRREVQWLRISMVMQAAMNALNPVVRVGEQVAEPLVVHRGWSRAKALDKAAEVFQRVGVSSDFLARYPFELSGGMRQRAVLAMALITEPDLIILDEPTSALDVLTQASIMNVLKRIKREQATSFILITHDVATSSELADRVALMYAGQVAEYADARRFFTEPAHPYSQMLMASVPRLYQAEAPQHIPGQPPDLLSPPQGCRYADRCPHRFARCAENPPPQRVGERHHVRCWLYGGHR, from the coding sequence ATGACCGAGACCCTGCTGCGCGTGGAAGACCTCCGGCTGGCCTATCGCACCGAGCGCGGCGTGGTGCAGGCGGTGGACGGGGTCAGTTTCGACCTGCGCCGGGGCGAGGCGGTGGTGGTGCTGGGGGAGAGCGGCTGCGGCAAGAGTTCCCTGGCCAAGGCGCTGCTGCGCATCCTGCCGCGCAACGTGCACAGTCATACCGGGCGGGTGTGGCTGGGCGATACCGACGTGATGGATCTGCCTGTGGAGCGTTTCCGGCGGGAGGTGCAGTGGCTGCGCATCTCCATGGTGATGCAGGCGGCCATGAATGCCCTCAACCCGGTGGTACGGGTGGGGGAGCAGGTGGCCGAGCCACTGGTGGTGCACCGGGGCTGGTCGCGGGCGAAGGCCCTGGACAAGGCCGCCGAGGTCTTCCAGCGGGTGGGGGTCTCCAGCGACTTTCTGGCCCGGTACCCCTTCGAGCTCTCCGGCGGCATGCGCCAGCGGGCGGTGCTGGCCATGGCGCTGATCACCGAGCCGGATCTCATCATCCTGGACGAGCCCACCTCGGCGCTGGACGTGCTGACCCAGGCGAGCATCATGAACGTGCTCAAGCGCATCAAGCGGGAGCAGGCCACCAGCTTCATCCTGATCACCCACGATGTGGCCACCTCCAGTGAGCTGGCCGACCGGGTCGCCCTGATGTACGCCGGCCAAGTGGCGGAGTACGCCGACGCCCGCCGCTTCTTCACCGAGCCGGCCCACCCCTATTCCCAGATGCTGATGGCCAGCGTGCCCCGGCTTTACCAGGCCGAGGCGCCGCAGCATATCCCCGGTCAGCCACCGGACCTGCTCTCGCCCCCTCAAGGGTGTCGCTACGCGGATCGCTGCCCCCACCGCTTTGCACGTTGTGCCGAGAATCCGCCACCGCAGCGGGTGGGCGAACGTCACCACGTACGGTGCTGGCTGTATGGAGGCCACCGATGA
- a CDS encoding FAD-binding and (Fe-S)-binding domain-containing protein produces MTPELRSLIDALEPDLPANRLIHDPLKTLAYGTDASFYRLIPQLVVQVESEREVRRVLEACREQRMPVTFRAAGTSLSGQAVTDSVLIRLGRGWRRSQVLEEGRAIRLDPGVIGTSANQVLAPYGRKIGPDPASIGACQIGGIAANNASGMCCGTAQNSYRTVRDLRLILADGTLLDTADTESVQAFRRSHAALLDALERLARETRANRDLADKIRHKYRLKNTVGYALNSLVDFEDGIEILKHLMIGSEGTLGFISSITYDTVPDEALKAAALVLFPDMGAACRATAALKGLTDTPVAAVELMDRAALRSVEDTPGMADTLQGLPDGAAALLVDVRAEDEATLTTRMDAARQAIAGVETLRPVDFARDAGTYALYWNIRKGMFPAVGAVRETGTTVVIEDVAFPMEQLEAGVSELIDMLHRHGYENAILFGHALEGNLHFVFPQGFEAPGEVERYQGMMDELAQLVGVRYGGSLKGEHGTGRNMAPYVELEWGSEAYALMWAIKGLFDPEGLLNPEVILSRNATIHLENLKPLPAADPLVDKCIECGFCEPVCPSRDLTLTPRQRIVIRRELARLEANGEDPARQRALWEAYAYDGLETCAATGLCALPCPVNINTGDLVRALRHERTAHQAGRARFAGKYFAGVTATARLALRTTDGVRRLVGPHTLGRISAITRRVSGNRTPHWLPSTPTAATPGMLKPYQNPPGRADDRPTVVYLPSCATRMFGATPQEPDRRSTLELTLAVLEKAGFRVIVPAGVNDHCCGMAFESKGQFEEAERKARALNDLLLTRSDQGRHPVLCDTSPCTLRMQGTLSNALSLYEPVRFLRDHVLPRLEVERKREPIALHVTCSSQHQGLQECFREVAEACAEQVVVPTGIQCCGFAGDKGFTTPELNASAVNGLREQVAHCTAGYSNSRTCEIGLTAHGGIPYRSIFALVDEVSRPAAVRGSAAAG; encoded by the coding sequence ATGACGCCCGAGCTGCGCAGCCTGATCGATGCCCTGGAACCGGACCTCCCCGCCAACCGCCTCATCCACGACCCCCTCAAGACCCTGGCCTACGGCACCGACGCCAGCTTCTACCGCCTGATCCCGCAACTGGTGGTGCAGGTGGAGAGCGAGCGCGAGGTCCGGCGGGTACTCGAGGCCTGCCGCGAACAGCGGATGCCGGTGACCTTCCGCGCCGCGGGGACCTCCCTTTCCGGCCAGGCGGTCACCGACTCGGTGCTGATCCGCCTGGGCAGGGGCTGGCGACGCAGCCAGGTGCTGGAGGAGGGGCGCGCCATCCGGCTCGACCCGGGGGTCATCGGCACCTCCGCTAACCAGGTGCTGGCCCCCTACGGCCGCAAGATCGGCCCCGATCCGGCCTCCATCGGCGCCTGCCAGATCGGCGGCATCGCCGCCAACAACGCCTCGGGCATGTGCTGCGGCACCGCCCAGAACAGCTACCGCACCGTGCGCGATCTGCGGCTCATCCTGGCCGACGGCACCCTATTGGACACTGCCGATACGGAGAGCGTGCAGGCCTTCCGGCGGAGCCACGCCGCCCTGCTCGACGCGTTGGAGCGCCTGGCCCGGGAGACGCGGGCCAACCGGGACCTGGCGGACAAGATCCGCCACAAGTACCGGCTGAAGAACACCGTGGGCTACGCCCTGAACAGCCTGGTGGACTTCGAGGACGGCATCGAGATCCTCAAGCACCTGATGATCGGCTCCGAAGGCACGCTGGGTTTCATCAGCTCCATCACCTACGACACCGTACCCGACGAGGCCCTGAAGGCGGCCGCCCTGGTGCTCTTCCCCGACATGGGCGCCGCCTGCCGGGCCACCGCCGCGCTCAAGGGGCTCACCGACACCCCGGTGGCGGCGGTGGAGCTGATGGACCGGGCGGCCCTGCGCTCGGTGGAAGACACCCCCGGTATGGCCGATACCCTGCAGGGCTTGCCCGACGGCGCGGCCGCCCTGCTGGTGGACGTGCGCGCCGAGGACGAGGCCACGCTCACCACCCGCATGGACGCCGCGAGACAGGCCATCGCCGGCGTGGAGACGCTCCGCCCGGTGGACTTCGCCCGGGACGCCGGCACCTACGCCCTGTACTGGAACATCCGAAAGGGGATGTTCCCGGCGGTGGGCGCGGTGCGCGAGACCGGCACCACGGTGGTGATCGAGGATGTGGCCTTCCCCATGGAGCAACTGGAGGCAGGGGTCAGCGAACTGATCGATATGCTCCACCGCCACGGCTACGAGAACGCCATCCTCTTCGGCCACGCCCTGGAGGGCAATCTGCACTTTGTCTTCCCCCAGGGCTTCGAGGCCCCCGGGGAGGTGGAGCGTTACCAGGGAATGATGGACGAGCTGGCACAGCTGGTGGGGGTGCGCTACGGGGGCTCCCTGAAAGGCGAACACGGCACCGGCCGCAACATGGCCCCCTACGTGGAGCTGGAGTGGGGCAGCGAGGCGTACGCCCTGATGTGGGCCATCAAGGGGCTGTTCGACCCGGAGGGGCTGCTAAACCCGGAAGTCATCCTCAGCCGCAACGCCACCATCCACCTGGAGAACCTCAAGCCCCTGCCGGCGGCCGACCCGCTGGTGGACAAGTGCATCGAGTGCGGCTTCTGCGAGCCGGTCTGCCCCTCCCGCGACCTGACCCTCACGCCCCGCCAGCGCATCGTCATCCGCCGCGAACTGGCGCGGCTGGAGGCCAACGGCGAGGACCCGGCGCGCCAGCGCGCGCTCTGGGAGGCCTACGCCTACGACGGCCTGGAGACCTGCGCCGCCACCGGCCTGTGCGCCCTGCCCTGCCCGGTCAACATCAACACCGGCGACCTGGTCCGCGCCCTGCGCCACGAGCGCACTGCCCACCAGGCCGGGCGCGCCCGGTTCGCCGGGAAATACTTCGCCGGGGTCACGGCCACCGCCCGCCTGGCCCTGCGCACCACCGACGGGGTGCGCCGGCTGGTGGGGCCGCACACCCTGGGCCGGATCAGCGCCATCACCCGCCGTGTAAGCGGCAACCGCACCCCACACTGGCTGCCCTCTACCCCCACCGCGGCAACACCGGGGATGCTCAAGCCCTACCAGAACCCGCCGGGCCGCGCGGACGACCGGCCCACCGTGGTCTACCTGCCCTCCTGCGCCACGCGCATGTTCGGCGCCACGCCGCAGGAGCCGGACCGGCGTTCCACCCTGGAGCTGACCCTGGCCGTGCTGGAGAAGGCCGGCTTCCGGGTGATCGTCCCAGCGGGAGTGAATGATCACTGCTGCGGGATGGCCTTCGAGTCCAAGGGCCAGTTCGAGGAGGCCGAGCGTAAGGCCCGGGCCTTGAACGACCTGCTGCTGACCCGTTCCGACCAGGGACGCCACCCGGTGCTCTGCGACACCAGCCCCTGCACCCTGCGCATGCAAGGGACCCTCAGCAACGCCCTGAGCCTCTACGAACCGGTGCGGTTCCTGCGTGATCATGTGCTGCCCCGCCTGGAGGTCGAGCGCAAACGCGAGCCCATCGCCCTGCATGTCACCTGCTCCAGCCAGCACCAGGGCCTGCAGGAGTGCTTCCGCGAGGTGGCCGAGGCCTGCGCCGAGCAGGTGGTGGTGCCCACTGGCATCCAGTGCTGCGGCTTTGCCGGCGACAAGGGCTTCACCACGCCGGAGTTGAACGCCAGCGCGGTGAACGGCCTGCGGGAACAGGTCGCCCACTGCACCGCGGGCTACTCCAATTCACGCACCTGCGAGATCGGCCTGACCGCCCACGGCGGCATCCCCTACCGCTCCATCTTCGCGCTGGTGGACGAGGTGAGCCGCCCGGCGGCGGTCAGAGGTTCCGCAGCCGCGGGTTGA
- a CDS encoding ABC transporter permease, translating to MLIFSGKRLLALLLTVLAGVYLTILIANMGGQVDELRMVQIRGEISEAVRADPAFQDMSSEERNELIERQVDLEVERLNLDQPFILRSFDYLYRAMLLDLGRAEQMHSDAGSRQVFDIIVERLPATLLLFGTANLLIFLVSVWVALHLSRRYGSMLDRSVVGLAPSSAAPAWFYGMFLILIFAFVLPALPSGGMVTAPPPEDRLEYLASVVRHMALPLVAMFLSQIFISIYSWRTFFLIHSSEDYVEMARAKGLPEHLIQRRYILRPTLSPIVTSFLLMLIGLWSGAIILEQVFNWPGLGTLVFQAIGHRDTPVIIGTVVIFAYLLAATVFLLDLLYGILDPRVRIEGGR from the coding sequence ATGCTGATCTTCTCCGGCAAGCGGCTGCTGGCGCTGCTGCTCACCGTGCTGGCGGGGGTCTACCTGACCATCCTCATCGCCAACATGGGTGGGCAGGTGGACGAGCTGCGCATGGTGCAGATCCGCGGCGAGATCTCCGAGGCGGTGCGCGCCGACCCGGCCTTCCAGGACATGAGCAGCGAGGAGCGCAACGAGCTGATCGAGCGCCAGGTGGACCTGGAGGTGGAGCGGTTGAACCTGGACCAGCCCTTCATCCTGCGCAGCTTCGACTACCTCTACCGGGCCATGCTGCTGGACCTGGGCCGGGCGGAGCAGATGCACAGCGATGCCGGCTCGCGCCAGGTCTTCGACATCATCGTCGAGCGGCTGCCGGCCACGCTGTTGCTGTTCGGCACGGCCAACCTGCTGATCTTCCTGGTCTCGGTCTGGGTGGCGCTGCACCTGTCGCGCCGTTACGGCAGCATGCTCGATCGTAGCGTGGTGGGGTTGGCGCCCAGTTCGGCGGCGCCCGCCTGGTTCTACGGCATGTTTCTTATCCTCATCTTCGCCTTCGTGCTGCCGGCGCTGCCCTCCGGTGGCATGGTGACCGCGCCACCGCCGGAGGACCGGCTGGAGTACCTGGCCAGCGTGGTGCGGCACATGGCGCTGCCCCTGGTGGCCATGTTCCTGTCGCAGATCTTCATCTCCATCTACTCCTGGCGGACCTTCTTCCTGATCCACTCCAGCGAGGACTACGTGGAGATGGCCCGGGCCAAGGGGCTGCCGGAACACCTGATCCAGCGCCGCTACATCCTGCGGCCCACCCTCTCGCCCATCGTCACCAGCTTCCTGCTGATGCTGATAGGGCTGTGGAGCGGGGCGATCATCCTGGAGCAGGTCTTCAACTGGCCGGGCCTTGGGACGCTGGTCTTCCAGGCCATCGGCCACCGGGATACGCCGGTGATCATCGGCACCGTGGTGATCTTCGCCTACCTGCTGGCGGCCACCGTATTCCTGCTGGATCTCCTCTACGGGATCCTGGACCCGCGGGTACGGATCGAGGGGGGGCGATGA
- a CDS encoding ABC transporter permease: protein MRRWLEGLKQLRRYPSAVLGTGLILFLIGLAVYTVVAIPYSQALDLWRGGEQWRMHPVNASPVWTDRLRGGDLPETQIISSADVTPEEQPFPGGRRLRIPLSFDYDSSAFPSEINLFLAAEEQARAPFVRLIWQAPDGREEVLGGRRMAREERISISQDWALERRLGHIPHVGLMLDPETADRPDPAVLQGTHTLLLDVVLFDENAGLDADLVVYGRVHGVAGTDHQRRDLMVALMWGTPVALAFGLLAAVGTTVTTLVIAAMGVWYRGWVDAVIQRLTEVNMILPMLPILVMVGTLYSTSIWLMLGVVVALGIFSAGIKMYRAMLLPIREAPYIEAAKAYGASNARIILRYMVPRVLPVLIPTFVTLIPTFVFLEASLAVLGLGDPVLPTWGKVLNDAQEQSALYNGFYYWVLSPAFLLMLTGLGFAMLGFALDRVFNPRLRNL from the coding sequence ATGAGGCGTTGGTTGGAGGGGCTGAAGCAACTGCGCCGCTACCCCTCGGCGGTGCTGGGCACGGGGCTGATCCTCTTTTTGATCGGGCTGGCGGTCTACACCGTGGTGGCGATCCCCTACAGCCAGGCGCTGGACCTGTGGCGGGGCGGTGAGCAGTGGCGGATGCACCCGGTGAACGCCTCGCCGGTCTGGACGGACCGGCTGCGGGGGGGCGATCTGCCGGAAACCCAGATCATCTCCAGCGCCGATGTCACCCCGGAGGAGCAGCCCTTTCCCGGCGGCCGGCGGCTGCGGATTCCCCTCAGCTTCGACTACGACAGCAGCGCCTTCCCCAGCGAGATCAACCTCTTCCTGGCCGCGGAGGAGCAGGCCCGGGCCCCCTTCGTGCGCCTGATATGGCAGGCGCCGGACGGCCGCGAGGAGGTGCTGGGGGGCCGGCGAATGGCGCGGGAGGAGCGGATCTCCATCTCCCAGGACTGGGCGCTGGAACGGCGCCTGGGGCATATCCCCCACGTGGGGCTGATGCTGGACCCGGAGACCGCCGATCGCCCCGATCCGGCGGTCCTCCAGGGCACCCATACCCTGCTGCTGGACGTGGTGCTGTTCGACGAGAACGCGGGCCTCGACGCCGACCTGGTGGTCTACGGCCGGGTGCACGGCGTGGCCGGCACCGACCACCAGCGCCGCGACCTGATGGTGGCGCTGATGTGGGGCACCCCGGTAGCGCTGGCCTTCGGGTTGCTGGCGGCGGTGGGCACCACCGTCACCACCCTGGTGATCGCCGCCATGGGGGTCTGGTACCGGGGCTGGGTGGACGCGGTGATCCAGCGGCTCACCGAGGTGAACATGATCCTGCCCATGCTGCCCATCCTGGTGATGGTGGGCACCCTCTATTCCACCAGCATCTGGTTGATGCTGGGGGTGGTGGTGGCATTGGGTATCTTCAGTGCCGGCATCAAGATGTACCGGGCCATGCTGCTGCCCATCCGCGAGGCGCCCTACATCGAGGCGGCCAAGGCCTACGGGGCCAGCAACGCCCGCATCATCCTGCGCTACATGGTGCCCCGGGTGCTGCCGGTGCTCATCCCCACCTTCGTCACCCTGATCCCCACCTTCGTCTTCCTCGAGGCCTCCCTGGCGGTGCTGGGGCTGGGCGACCCGGTGCTGCCCACCTGGGGCAAGGTGCTGAACGACGCCCAGGAGCAGAGCGCGCTCTACAACGGCTTCTACTACTGGGTGCTGTCGCCCGCCTTCCTGCTCATGCTCACCGGGCTGGGTTTCGCCATGCTCGGCTTCGCCCTGGACCGGGTATTCAACCCGCGGCTGCGGAACCTCTGA